A region from the Cryptococcus decagattii chromosome 5, complete sequence genome encodes:
- a CDS encoding methionine aminopeptidase, type I, which yields MGVDNETEGGRIGMGSKEERDVRMACKVAAEILKRAGDSVVKPGITTAQLDKAIHKMIIEHGAYPSPLGYSNYPKSCTTSINNVIVHGIPDDRPLHPQDIINIDLTIYLNGYHGDTSATFVLPEVDKLGRELVSATQEALDLGIRVCKPGVQISEIGKVIGEFSRRHGFSVNSQISGHGIGKVFHQPPWIFHDVNSEPGKMMPGDCFTIEPCLVQGAKSRGDLWDDGWTLATETGARAAQFEHQVLITDDGVEILTI from the exons ATGGGAGTAGATAATGAAACTGAAGGGGGGAGGATAGGTATGGGCAGtaaggaggagagagatgtCCGAATGGCTTGCAAAGTTGCCGCAGAGATTCTGAAGAGAGCAGGCGACAGTGTTGTAAAG CCAGGAATAACGACAGCCCAGTTAGACAAAGCCATTCATAAAATGATCATTGAGCATGGCGcttatccttctcctctggGGTACTCCAACTATCCTAAAAGCTGCACGACGTCTATCAACAATGTTATTGTTC ATGGTATACCTGACGA CCGCCCTCTACATCCCCAAGACATCATAAATATCGACCTGACAATCTATCTGAACGGATACCATGGAGACACATCAGCCACATTCGTCCTTCCTGAAGTTGACAAGCTTGGACGTGAGCTTGTTTCCGCTACCCAAGAAGCACTAGATCTGGGCATTCGAGTGTGTAAACCAGGCGTGCAAATCAGCGAAATTGGAAAGGTGATTGG TGAATTCTCTAGGAGACATGGATTTTCTGTGAATTCCCAGATATCAGGACATGGTATCGGCAAAGTGTTCCACCAACCACCGTGGATTTTCCATGATG TGAACTCAGAGCCGGGAAAAATGATGCCAGGAGATTGCTTCACTATTGAACCTTGTCTCGTACAAGGCGCCAAGTCGAGGGGTGATTTATgggatgatggatggacGTTGGCGACAGAG ACGGGAGCTCGGGCTGCCCAATTCGAGCATCAGGTATTAATCACAGACGATGGGGTAGAAATCTTGACAATATAA